The proteins below come from a single Cololabis saira isolate AMF1-May2022 chromosome 2, fColSai1.1, whole genome shotgun sequence genomic window:
- the LOC133421605 gene encoding calcium homeostasis modulator protein 6 — MESRQQWLTRLKNELSNSPLVSNVAFGFILMGLEKLVELEFECPCSPTWNGVFSSAFFIIPAVMAFTLMLIIQGCRCDTWCRKTLSLSSFVPAIVWLILLFLDGQYFACAMTDWEGRFVLVDKAAPQKWCEPISEGNVTPQELMLRSQQLFVFSQVIGIILLIFICVGLVVYVIRESCEQEVEMQDADSNVAELTVLRMSSLRTRTS; from the exons ATGGAAAGTAGACAACAATGGCTCACCCGGCTGAAAAATGAACTTAGCAACAGTCCTCTGGTGTCAAACGTGGCTTTTGGCTTTATCCTCATGGGACTAGAGAAACTTGTGGAGCTGGAGTTTGAGTGTCCTTGCAGCCCTACATGGAATGGAGTGTTTTCATCAGCGTTCTTCATCATTCCTGCCGTCATGGCCTTCACCCTGATGTTGATCATTCAAGGATGCAGATGTGATACGTGGTGCAGGAAAACACTTTCCCTCTCCAGTTTTGTTCCTGCTATCGTGTGGCTGATTCTGCTGTTCCTCGATGGCCAGTACTTTGCCTGTGCTATGACAGATTGGGAGGGCAGGTTCGTACTAGTTGACAAGGCAGCTCCACAAAAGTGGTGCGAGCCAATAAGTGAGGGCAATGTCACCCCGCAAGAACTAATGCTCCGTTCACAGcagctgtttgtgttttctcag GTTATAGGCATAATCCTCCTTATTTTCATCTGTGTGGGTCTTGTAGTTTATGTAATCAGAGAAAGCTGCGAACAAGAGGTGGAGATGCAGGATGCAGATTCAAATGTAGCGGAGCTCACTGTGCTCAGGATGAGCTCTCTACGGACCAGAACATCATGA